The following proteins are encoded in a genomic region of Candida albicans SC5314 chromosome 4, complete sequence:
- the ILV6 gene encoding acetolactate synthase regulatory subunit (Putative regulatory subunit of acetolacetate synthase; alkaline induced; regulated by Gcn2 and Gcn4; protein present in exponential and stationary growth phase yeast; Spider biofilm repressed), translated as MLRRTPCVIRQVIRTSIRNSSNSGSTSALAYKTLHRNQKRPPLPTLETPNWSADTAVSSILYETPVPSKAPPKQHVLNCLVQNEPGVLSGVSGTLAARGFNIDSLVVCNTEVKDLSRMTIVLKGQDGVVEQARRQIEDLVPVYAVLDYTNAEIIKRELLLARVSLLGPEYFQELIATHQLHIDDGSSIPDIDACESAYHPNNLAPSEALRQKHIHLDHISTLTKQFGGKIVDISDRNVVVELSAKPSRVSSFITLLHPFGILELARSGMMALPRTPLNSFTEVEEESIDAADIVDASQLPPG; from the coding sequence ATGTTAAGGAGAACTCCCTGTGTGATTAGACAAGTCATCAGAACTAGTATTAGAAATAGTAGTAATTCTGGTTCGACTTCAGCATTAGCATATAAAACTTTACATCGTAATCAAAAACGACCACCATTGCCAACATTAGAAACCCCAAATTGGTCAGCTGATACTGCTGTTTCATCGATTTTATATGAAACCCCAGTACCTTCTAAAGCTCCACCAAAGCAACATgttttaaattgtttagTTCAAAATGAACCTGGGGTATTATCAGGAGTTTCCGGTACATTGGCTGCTCGTGGATTCAATATTGATTCATTAGTTGTTTGTAATACTGAAGTTAAAGATTTATCAAGAATGacaattgttttaaaagGCCAAGATGGAGTTGTTGAACAAGCTCGTAGacaaattgaagatttagTACCTGTTTATGCTGTTTTGGATTATACTAATGCCGAAATTATTAAACgagaattattattagctAGAGTATCATTATTAGGACCAGAATATTTCCAAGAATTAATTGCTACTCATCAATTACatattgatgatggttCATCAATTCCTGACATTGATGCATGTGAATCAGCTTATCATCCCAATAATTTAGCTCCAAGTGAAGCTTTAAGACAAAAACATATTCATTTGGATCATATTTCTACTTtaacaaaacaatttggtgggaaaattgttgatatttcCGATAGAAATGTCGTTGTTGAATTAAGTGCTAAACCTTCAAGAGTTAGTTCTTTTATTACTTTATTACATCCATTTGgaattttggaattggCAAGATCAGGTATGATGGCATTGCCAAGAACTCCATTGAATAGTTTTACTGAAGTGGAAGAAGAGTCTATTGATGCTGctgatattgttgatgcATCTCAATTACCTCCAGGTTAG